The region ATGTCTTTCCCAATGCTGTCTGGaaccaatatttttttcaagtttatttacttattttgagagagagaaacagaccatacaagaggatgaggggcagagggggggtggggggagagagaatcccgagcaggctcccggctgtcagtgcagagcccggtgtggggctcgaactcaccaactgtaagatcatgacctgagccgaagtcaagagctggacacttaactgactaagccacccagtgcccctagaATCAGTTTATTAACCACTTCTTTCAAGTCATTTGTCTGcacctctcaggtcatgatttccatCACCTTCTTCTGGATTTGGCAAACCTATTGGTGCTTAGCGGGAGAGGTCTTCCAAATCTGATTATTGAGTTTTTAAGTAAAACCACCAACTGAATAGACAGAGAAAATAACCATCGATAGTCCTGACATCAACCTGAGCTTCAGTTATGGTCTGCCATTTTCTGACCACGGAGCACATTTGGCACTGGTAAAATCCATGCCATGGAAGTAAGGCAGTTTCTGCCCTGAACATCCTAGTAATTAGCTTGGATTTTCTAAATGCAACTTCATCATTCTGCAGATCAGCAAGGCTTCCTTCAAAAACTCGACCCTTGAGGCCATGAAATGCAATTTTCATTCCTTGAGTTCTCAAGaccagtgttttttatttcttatattgaaCACAGCTGGTGCTTTCACATCATAccaatatttctataaaatggatTAGCCACTTTCTTCTTGGCAACCTTTTTGCTGCCTTTCTTAAAGTGCTTATTCTTGCCTACTGCCATGGTGTTGCTCAGAGAGCCAACAGGGCTATTTGCCTATCCTTTCAAAAATTGGGGAAAACACTCTATTCTTGGTTAACTTGCTAATTGAAttctctgaaactcagtttctttAACGAAATATATCTGAGAGTTTACCTTTATATATcgaatatttaataatttagtatcagtaacatttaatatttagtaCCACTTACTAATATTATAAATACTATACTCAACAACTTTGTTTATATTATCTTACTTAAAGTTCACTACATTTTGTGAGTTAGGCATTAATATTACTTCCATTTTTCAGCTGAGTAAACTAAGGtttaaagaggttaaataatttgcccaaacaAGGTCACTAATCTAAGCAGTTTCAGAATAGGGATCCTATCTCATTTCTGACTACAAAACTTATACCACTCTGCTGTAGCTTCTCCCTCAAACTTTTCTCATAATACTCTTCATAAAAGCAAACtgtcatttttgaaaactttcatATTTGGAAAAGTTGTCATATTCCAGTTATTAAAAGACTAACCTAATTTACCCATACCTCTGTTCAATTCCTTTGAAAGTTTTTTGAAGTTAGTGTCTCTAGGCAAAAATATTAAGATCTAAAGGAAATATACATGAATAAAATTCTTTCCCTGCTGAAATAAAACAGTGGATGTTACCAGTGATTTGCCCCATTTTGAAACTGGAACTATCATCAGAGAGCcaatttccatttatataaaatgacatAATATTGTTTCTGATTATAATTTCTGTAAAGTTATAATCAATTGTTACAGTTGAAAACTTAACTTTTATCAGCTAAATTTCCTGCTGTTgtatagttttattataatgaaataaaGGGATAATCTGGGAAGAAAGTGCAGAGTTATGATCATGACATGTTAGAGTGGGAAGAAATTTGGAGGCCTCTTTACCCATTCTCCATAATTTAGACAGGaaaaaactgaggtccagagacttaaatatttctgtatctCTTAAAGTTGTCATAGCACACAAAATGTAAGATTAACGGTATGTAAAAAGTGGTTTCCATTTGACAATTAAGACAGGCTTGCAGATATATTTAACCAAGATGCAAAACTGTGTTAATAAGAGAAATGGattgaaaacacaaaacaaggggcacctggctggctcagtcagaggagcatgtggcCCTTCATCTTggggatcatgagttcgagccccactttgggtgcagatattaaatatataaataaataaacttaaaaaaaacagaatgaggggtgcctgggtggttcaatgggttaagtgtcccactcttgattttggctcaggtcttgatctcaccatatgtgagatggagctccacattaggctccatgctgacagcgtagagcctgcttgggattctttctctctctccttcactctgtgcccacctctcccccttccccccggCCTCTAGCTTGCTCtttcgtgctctctgtctcaaaataaataaacatttaaacaaagcaaaatgaaacgaaacaaagcaaacaacacCCAAATAACAAAAAGCATAATTCCTGGTACCTCAAAAGTGCctaattgggggcacctgggtggctcagttggttaagcatctgactgtcaattttggctcaggtcgtgatctgacagttcatgaaactgagcaccacatcagggtctgtgctgacagcgtggagactgcttgggattctctctctcctgctccccccacctctcaaaataaacaaactttaaaaaaaagtgcctaataaatgtttgcgaatgaacaaatgaataaaaggctttttgctttcatttttcaagttCTCTGATAGTccttgaattcatatttttatatgcaatAATAATGTGTACATATAATTTGTTACTTTGCTTTTTGCACTTGAGTTATATTGCCAACATTTCTCCATATTGTTATAAAATATGACTATAATCTTTCAAAATACCTCTGAAGTTACAACACTTCTGAGTCAGATTCCCAAATGACTGTTAACCTGGGTACTCCTGGGTTTGGGGAGCCCTTCCTCATtaaggaataaaatacaaaaatatattgcttcaacaaattttacaaaataatgaaaaaatatctaGCTCTTTCAAAAGGCCATTTCTAGGGCCCCTCCAGGGCCTTAGATGGGCCTGTGCATTGAAGGGCTGTGAATCTTCATTAGCTTTGCAGTATGGATCTGCCTCTGTTAACCAGATACCATCTTTGTGGTGGTTATGATATAACTTGAATGTTTTTCAGAGATGtactaaaattttagaaatgtacaTCACACTTTGGTAGGGTTAGATATTCTTTCTATCCAGCCAACCTGGAAGCTATTTCAGTCCCTGTTATAAATTTGGTGGCTTTTAATTATAAGCAAGTCTCTTTAATGTCTTCAGGCCTCaaattcctcatctgtagaatgggctTAATATCTACCTTAAGACTTACAATGAACACCAAGATAAATACTTGgtacagttcctggcacatagcaaatgctcaataaatattagcaactGTGATTATAGCAATAGTTAAAACATTAACCTACCACACATAGGAACCTCCTATCTCCTTACAACTTCCCACATTGACTGTAGGTACAATATACTGtaaaatgaatttcaaaggaTGGTGCAGattcaattttttattactttaatttttaaaaataatgttactatgcagggtgcctaggtggctcacttggttaagcatccaacttcagctcaggtcatgatctcatgggtttgtgagttcgagccccatatcgggctctgtgctggcagctcagagtctggagcctgcttcagattctgtgtatctctctctttctgcccttcccccactcatgctctgtctttctctctctctctctctctcaaaaataaacattgaaaaaacaaaaataaataaaaataatgctattATGAAAAGTAATAACTACATAacagaacatttggaaaatagagaaaaggaaaaagaagcatCCATAATTTTACCAGACttggtatattttcttccttaatgcagatgcattttattgaaaaaatgaattaagtatactctttttttttaagttttattttagagagagagagagagagtgttagctggggagaggggcataggatccaaaatcaagagtcagatgctcaactgactgaggttAGCCCTACAATTATTCTCTTTGATATTATGGCAttattgttttcaaatacttGGCAAATCtcaaatatttcacataaaacttttagaaaaatcaggtggaagagaaggtacacattCTCCTGTTATATTtccatactttatatttttaatgtttatttatttttgagagagtgtgagcagttGGGGGGgtgcagtgagagagggggacagaggatccccagcaggctctgcactgacagcagtgagtccgatgcagggcttcaGCTCATGAgcctaaccatgagatcatgacctgggctgaagtcagacacttaaccgactgagtcacccaggtgccccttccatacttattttaaaatgttcatgtttttACAAGGTTATGATGCTAGTGTACATAGAATTTAATATTCTGCATTTTTTCTTACATTATATCACAAGCCTTTCTCCATACTACTACATGCCACTAAGGCAACATTCACAGTAACTAAAGCACTTGAAAGCAAGACTTAATTTCTGAAAATTCATACAATATATGTGAAGAAAGTAAGTCCAGCTAAGGTGTGATAAGTCAGAATAAATGCTTTTGGTTTGCCTGCAACTGTAATGTGGAAAATGTAGAAAGAGAAGTTAGAACTCAGGAATTCTGGCCTTCCAACTAAAAATCTAAGTTAGCAAAGAATATAAAGCCCTATcaacataattctttttatatacacttttatttcttctttaatagaTGAGAAAGTGGTGGAATATTGCTCAATGGCAAAGACTTTTTGTTATGATGTTATTATTGGGGTTTTAGCTCTCAAATTTGGGTAAATGTACTCCCCACCACACCCCAAAGGGGTCTTTCTTCAAAATTTTGCAAGGCAAAGCCAATCCTTACTGTAAACAAGTCAAGAGCTGGTCATGGTTGGATTCAGTGACATATGCTGTTGTAAAAAGGCTTTTACCTTCTAATTATGCTTTTATGCTGACATTCACTAATTTCAGAGCacaaatttttcctttaaagcttctttatgcctttatttaaaaaaattttttttaatgtttatttatttttgagaaaaagacagagtgcaagtgggggaggggcagagggagagaggggcacagaatttgaggcaggctccaggctctgagctgtcagcacagagccagacatggggctcgaactcacaaacccacaaacccacaaaccgtgagatcatgacctgagctgaagtcagatgcttaaccgactgagccaccgaggcacccctcttTACTCCTTTAATATTGTCCTGCTATGGGAAGTCGagccacttatttatttatttatattttattttattattttttttcaacgtttatttatttttgggacagagagagacagagcatgaacgggggaggggcagagagagagggagacacagaatcggaaacaggctccaggctctgagccatcagcccagagcctgacgcggggctcaaacccacggaccgcgagactgtgacccggctgaagtcggacgcttaaccgactgtgccacccaggcgccccttatttatttatattttaatgttcacttacttttgagagaaagagagaggcagagcatgagtggggaggggcagagagagatggagacacagaatccaaagcaggctccaggccattagcacagagccggacgagaagctcaaactcaagagctgtgagatcaggatctgagccaaagtcagatgcttaaccgactgagccactcaggcactccagtatttatttatagttttaagtaATTTCCACAGCCAATGTGGgtttcgaactcacaaccccaaggtcaagagttgcatgctccattgactgagccagccacttGCCCCCTAAGccagttttaaaaactgtaaaatatattggggcgcctgggtggcgcagtcggttaagcgtccgacttcggccaggtcacgatctcgcggtccgtgagttcgagccccgcgtcaggctctgggctgatggctcagagcctggagcctgtttccgattctgtgtctccctctctctctgcccctcccccgttcatgctctgtctctctctgtcccaaaaataaataaacgttgaaaaaaaaaactgtaaaatatacaTTGAGGAAACTATGTGCCCATTgccaaatgaatggataaacacaatgtggcatatacatacaatggggtATCTTTTAgcattgaaaaggaaggaaaatttgatTCATACCACAACAGAGATGAACGTCAAAgacatattaagtgaaataatccagacaCAAGAGGATAAATATTGTGTGGTTCCACTTGTCTGTGGTATAAGGTATCAtggacacagaaaatgaaatattggttaaaaggggatgggggagaggagagtgGAAGAATTGTTGTTTTACgggtgcagagtttcagtttgggatgttGAAAAAGTTCTGGTGACGGACagttgtgatggttgcacaacaatgtgaatatacctACTTCTAGtgaacttaaaaatggttaaaatggtaaatcatACACATtttatgctaaattaaaaaaatccgcTCAAAGAACATACACTGAGAATAGTattatacctatatatatatatatatatatatatatatatatatgttcagtttaagaaataattatgaaGCAAGTATATGGATCATCGCCATCCaggtcaagaaataaaatattatcaaagggTACCAGTGTGCCCCTTCCCAACAAAACGTGCCCCTTCCCAACAAaaccctttttttccttcctgagtAATCACTGTCACAATGTTCCGGActaacatttgcttttaaaaaaatcaggctGTGATGTAATAATGCAGGATAAATTAAATCAACATTACAAAAGCAATagagtattgtttttaaaattccaatatttTCCATACATGCAATTATTTTTAACTCAATAACGTTTAAAGTGCCCTTTCCCCTGTCTTTCGCTCTTGAAACcacatattctaaaatttatcttGGTTCTACAGTTGACCTCACCTGCagagttaaaaacaacaacaacaacaacaacaacaacaaaactactTCACTGTAGATTTTAGATTTTCATTCCTCCCGCTCTCCCTTGCCTCCAACTACAAAGAAACAATGATTTAAACCCTTTGTGCCCTTTTAGAAAATTACACAGATACCCCATTGTGGAACCCTATAATCCCTTCGTGGAAAGGAAGAGATTAGCATATgaatacaaagcaaaatgaatCCAGAATACAAAATGATCTACTGGATTGTGAAGctcttgtattctttcttttttttttttttaaatgcatttatttcctctttttgtatTGCCCCTTTAGTGGTCTCAGGGTTAAGGGAACTGAGCTTCCCCTCTGGTTACCCggaaaagggtaaaaaaaaaaaaaaaaagccaacagatTCCAGGAGCTGCAAAACCAACAGATGACTCCCAGAGCCAGTGGAATTGCCAGTGGAATTGCCAGTGGAATCGCCAGTGGAATCTGCTACACTCGACGTGAGTTTGCTTGCGGGCGAGGAGTGTAGAAAGTGCTGTTCGCAGAATGCGCGGTGAAGGAGAGAAAGCGACAGAAGAGAGAGCCATAGTGCTGACGTTGAAAGCCCGGCCCTGTGAGGTTGCACAGGGTAAGTGGCGTTGGCCAGGAGGCAGTGgcgaaggggaaggaaagaggatttGGGCTAGGGGCGGGGCCTGCGGCGCAGCCTGTCTCCTGATTGCTGGAGCGCCGCTGCCAATCTCGCAGAATCGCTCGGTTAACCAGTGCGCTGGCTAGACGCGCTCAGATATACTGAGTGTGCCCTGAGAAGCAGTCTCAGATCCTGACGGTGCAGCAGCCCGCAGCCTCAGCCAGGGAGTCCCAGCCGCTTTCAATGGAGGAGAAGCCCGGCCAGCCACAGCCTCAGCACCATCACAGCCACCACCATCCGCACCATCacccccagcagcagcagcagcagcagcagcagcagcagcagcaacagcagcagcaacagcagccgcaccaccaccaccattattaTTTCTACAACCACAGCCacaaccaccatcaccaccaccatcaccagcaGCCTCACCAGTACCTGCAGCATGGAGCCGAGGGCAGCCCCAAGGCCCAGCCAAAGGCGCTGAAACATGAGCAGAAACACGCCCTCCAGCAGCACCAGGAAACGCCGAAGAAGAAAACAGGTCTGGGAGGGAggacgagtgggggaaggggaatgggggtggggggtagagaagatgggggtggggctggatcTGGAAAGCGCGGACGCGGTcggagtgtatgtgtgtgtgtgtatgtctgtgccCTGCGGGTCTGGGGAAGCCCCCTTCCATTCTCCCAAAGCCCGAGCCAGGCCGCGGGGTTTGCAGcgccctctccttcccctcagcATGGGAGAGGCCCAACCAGGCCAGTATGACCTTCCCGGCCCCCGCCCGGGCCAGAGGGAGACCCGGAGGGTCGGCCTTGGAAATCTGGCCTCATTATTCCTTTCTCGTTTACCTTCGTGAGGCCCTGGAGGAACCTGAATTTGGTGGCCCTGAGTTGGGGTGAACATAGCCCCCCCCCACACCAAAAAGCCTTCGGGGTGTTTCTCAAGAAGGCCTACCTAATTCCGACTCGGGTGGTGTCTCGAGACCCTTTTGCAGGCGGCGAGGCGAGGGTAGGTGGGCAGAGTTGAGGAAGTGTCCTCCCTCACCCGCCACCCCAAGCCCACCTGTGGCCTTGGGGTTCCCCGTCTGGGGGGGGTGGCCGGGACCCCCCGTttcttgggttatttccacctcTAGACACCCCTTTTGGGCACCGGATCCGGCAGTGTGCCCTCGCGCCTCCTCCCGAGGCCGGCGCCCCGGGCCCGCTCCCCCAAGAGCCGGCGCGGCTGGAATGTTCTCTCCTCCTCGCGGGGCCGCTTCCTGTCCGCCATGTTGGAAGCCGATTCCTGTCACCGACTCCGGCCCACTGAAGAGCGGAGGGGGAAGGGTGTCGAGGGGCGCTCGGCGCGGCGGAGCTGGGGGGCTCGGGATCCCCACCGGCGGTCGCCTTGCCCCCCGCATTGCGGGGGCGCAGTCGCCCCCGGCCCgcggccgcccctccccccgccgccggCCGGGTTGTGTAACCCGGTGGCGGCCGCGCGGCCCCGGGCGGGTCCCTGGGGTGAGGGGCGGGGgcggttggggtgggggagggaagcgGCCACGAGGGGAGCGGCCTGCACCGGGCCCCGCGCGCCGGCGGCCGCGTTTCCCGCTCCCGGTGCGGCGGGAGGCGCGGGCGGTCCGGGCGGGGAGCCGGCCTCGAAATGGAGCCGCGGGAGGAGGAGGCCGCGGGCGGTGGCCGCGGCGCTCCGtggggcaggagggctgggggtggggtgggggggggatacATTTTGGGTAGAGGCGGTGCCTGAAGGCCGGGTGGGGTACCCAGCGGGAACCAGGCTCCCCGGTCACGAGTTTCTCTGCCACAGGAACCTCGTCTCCTGCCAGGTTCGCTCACGACTCCGCCTCTCAGGCTTTCACTTGGGCCCTTTCCTTCTAGCAgctcatttttacaaaaaaaaaggaaaaaaaaaa is a window of Prionailurus viverrinus isolate Anna chromosome E1, UM_Priviv_1.0, whole genome shotgun sequence DNA encoding:
- the LOC125151311 gene encoding cuticle collagen 14-like isoform X2 is translated as MRGARRPPVGIPSPPAPPRRAPLDTLPPPLFSGPESVTGIGFQHGGQEAAPRGGENIPAAPALGGAGPGRRPREEARGHTAGSGAQKGCLEVEITQETGGPGHPPQTGNPKATGGLGVAGEGGHFLNSAHLPSPRRLQKGLETPPESELERDRA
- the LOC125151311 gene encoding collagen alpha-2(I) chain-like isoform X1 — encoded protein: MRGARRPPVGIPSPPAPPRRAPLDTLPPPLFSGPESVTGIGFQHGGQEAAPRGGENIPAAPALGGAGPGRRPREEARGHTAGSGAQKGCLEVEITQETGGPGHPPQTGNPKATGGLGVAGEGGHFLNSAHLPSPRRLQKGLETPPESELGILGEDCWFPHIATTAWLLQIYFPWKI